The following are encoded in a window of Thamnophis elegans isolate rThaEle1 chromosome 14, rThaEle1.pri, whole genome shotgun sequence genomic DNA:
- the PGP gene encoding glycerol-3-phosphate phosphatase, whose amino-acid sequence MGRHILPANQRGGSSCGAEARRPSPHPTMAVKECRRLDAALARQLLSQTEALLFDCDGVLWRGEAVLLGAPETLHRLELGGGKRLCYVTNNSSRTRQAYTEKLLRLGFPPAEPGQVFGSAYCAARHLSRALPPGGTAYVLGGPALSAELEALGVAHLGVGPAPEPGSAHFGARAPLDPSVCAVLVGYDEHFTYGKLCLALRYLLRGDGDGRGCLLVGTNRDNRLPLEGGSAVPGTGCLVKAVETAAEREAFIVGKPSRFMFECVASEFKINPARTIMVGDRLDTDILMGNTCGLTTLLTLTGVTTLDEVKGHLNSDCPERRSLVPDYYVNSIADLLPALTD is encoded by the exons ATGGGGCGGCACATCCTACCAGCCAATCAGCGCGGCGGGAGTTCCTGTGGCGCTGAGGCGCGTCGCCCGTCCCCTCATCCCACGATGGCGGTCAAGGAGTGTCGGCGGCTGGACGCGGCGCTGGCCCGGCAGCTGCTTTCCCAGACGGAGGCGCTGCTCTTCGACTGCGACGGCGTGCTGTGGCGGGGCGAAGCGGTGCTGCTTGGCGCGCCCGAGACACTGCACCGGCTGGAATTGGGCGGCGGGAAGCGGCTCTGCTACGTGACGAACAACTCCTCGCGGACGCGCCAGGCCTACACCGAGAAGCTGCTGCGCCTGGGCTTCCCGCCAGCCGAGCCCGGCCAGGTCTTCGGCTCCGCCTACTGTGCCGCGCGCCACCTCAGCCGCGCGCTCCCGCCGGGCGGCACCGCCTACGTCCTGGGCGGGCCGGCGCTGAGCGCGGAGCTGGAGGCGCTGGGCGTGGCCCACCTGGGCGTCGGTCCCGCCCCCGAGCCCGGCTCCGCCCACTTCGGCGCGCGCGCCCCGCTGGACCCCTCAGTTTGCGCCGTGCTGGTGGGCTACGACGAGCACTTCACGTACGGCAAGCTCTGCCTGGCGCTGCGCTACCTGCTGCGGGGCGACGGCGACGGGCGCGGCTGCCTGCTGGTGGGCACCAACCGTGATAACCGGCTCCCGCTCGAGGGAGGCAGCGCCGTGCCCG GAACGGGCTGCCTGGTCAAGGCAGTGGAGACAGCTGCGGAGCGGGAAGCCTTCATTGTGGGCAAGCCCAGCCGCTTCATGTTTGAATGTGTGGCCAGCGAGTTTAAGATTAACCCTGCACGCACAATCATGGTTGGTGACCGCTTGGACACAGACATCCTCATGGGCAACACCTGCGGCTTGACCACCCTCCTCACTCTCACTGGGGTCACAACCCTGGATGAGGTTAAGGGCCACCTCAACAGCGACTGTCCTGAGCGCAGAAGCCTGGTTCCCGATTACTACGTCAATAGCATAGCGGACCTCCTCCCTGCTCTCACTGATTAA